In Primulina eburnea isolate SZY01 chromosome 3, ASM2296580v1, whole genome shotgun sequence, one DNA window encodes the following:
- the LOC140826174 gene encoding uncharacterized protein: MYSEIDQFSSFLRGMSDSRDNQQNFIVRQQEEGNTLQIENPESCREIELESVQENKEEILERDTDHCEEKREANNAENEPENSVPGDDDDGFKTPTSSVHKIPAITQCPPPPRKSRTHPSKSKRKASTDGACRNLRFDELVEVESIFLPARDKDELGSKRSRKVTESG, from the coding sequence ATGTACTCAGAAATCGACCAGTTCTCTTCGTTTTTGAGGGGCATGTCTGATAGCAGAGATAACCAACAAAATTTCATTGTAAGACAACAAGAAGAAGGGAACACATTGCAGATAGAAAACCCGGAATCTTGCCGAGAAATTGAGTTAGAATCTGTTCAAGAAAATAAGGAAGAGATTCTTGAGAGGGATACCGATCATTGTGAAGAAAAAAGAGAGGCAAATAATGCAGAAAATGAACCAGAAAATTCAGTACCAGGAGATGATGACGATGGGTTCAAGACTCCAACTTCCTCGGTCCACAAAATTCCGGCGATCACACAGTGCCCGCCTCCTCCGAGGAAGAGCCGAACACATCCGTCGAAGAGCAAGAGGAAAGCGTCAACCGACGGAGCTTGCCGGAACCTCCGATTCGATGAATTGGTGGAGGTTGAATCGATTTTCCTGCCGGCGCGTGACAAAGATGAACTTGGAAGCAAAAGATCAAGAAAGGTCACTGAGAGTGGTTAA
- the LOC140826172 gene encoding large ribosomal subunit protein uL23-like, translated as MAPAKADSTKKSDPKAQALKTSKAVKGSTTFKKKAKKIRTKVTFHRPRTLKTDRNPKYPRISAPPRNKLDHYQILKYPLTTESAMKKIEDNNTLVFIVDIRADKKKIKDAV; from the exons ATGGCCCCCGCAAAAG CTGATTCAACAAAGAAGTCAGACCCAAAGGCTCAGGCCTTGAAGACTTCCAAGGCTGTAAAAGGTTCGACTACCTTTAAGAAGAAGGCCAAGAAGATACGCACCAAAGTTACCTTTCATCGTCCAAGGACATTGAAGACTGACAGAAATCCCAAATATCCTCGCATTAGTGCCCCTCCCCGCAATAAACTTGATCACTACCAGATTCTGAAATATCCTCTCACCACTGAGTCTGCAATGAAGAAAATCGAAGACAACAACACTCTAGTTTTCATTGTTGACATTCGTGCCGACAAGAAAAAGATCAAGGATGCTGTC